CTAAAAATAGCTTCACCTTTTACAATCTTAACCCCAACTGCAGGGTCATTTTTGATTAAAAGAGCCCCATCGAGATCGGCATAATCCACAAAAGGCAGCAAATGCGAAAGTGCAGAAATGCCAATGCTGCTTTCGGTCATGCAGCCTAGCATTAGTTTCATGTCTACGTTTCTTGCTTTGTCGATCATTCTTAGGGTTGGAGTGATTCCCCCACATTTGCTGAGCTTGATATTAATTCCATCAAAAGCACCTATGCATTTCTCTAGGTCAGCTTCGAACTTGCAACTTTCGTCGGCTATGAAAATAGCTTTGACACTTTGTCTTAATTGGGACATTTCTTCATACGCATCTCTTGCAAAAGGCTGCTCTATAAACTCAACTCCGTTTTCATTCATTACTTCGCTCAAGTAAATTGCTTCAGAAGTTCGCCAGCCAGTATTTGCATCAATGCGTAGGGTGGCATTCGTTGCTTTTCTGATTGCTCTTATGAGTTTATCGTCCTCGGCAGTACCAAGTTTTACTTTGATAATGGGAAAGTCAGTGGCTTTAGCTTTTTTAGCCATTTCGTCGGCAGTTCCTATTCCAATAGTAAAGCTGGAGAAAGGTATTCTTCCCGCTGGCTGCTTGAGTAAACCACTAGAAAGAATATAATCGCTCAGTGTCTTTTCTGCTTGTTTGGCCCTAAGGTCCCAATAAGCCATGTCCATTGCACAAATGGCGAAGTGATTTCCCTTTAGCTTTTCTACTAAAAAATCATTGAAAGCCTCATGGCTTGGGTTTTGATCTAGAAATGAATCTTTGGCAAAGGATTGTATTTCTCTCACTGACCTTTCAACATCGATGCCGTAGTAGGGTACATGGGCAGCTTCTCCCCAACCTGTAATTCCGTCTTTTTCTAGGCCAACTATTAGTGTATCTGTATGGGTTCTAGAACCGTGAGCTATTTTGAATGCTCCTTTGTTTTCTAATGTGATTGCGTGAAGGTTAATTTTCATTGTTCTAATTCCATTTCAAATAACCGCTCTAAATGATTTATTAGGTTGTTTGTTACTTCTTCCATGTTTAGTTCTCTCCTTAGCTCTTGTTGCATAGATGTTACCGCTTTGTCAGAAATTCCGCAAGGTACAATGTGCTCAAAGTACCCTAAGTCTGTATTGACATTGAGAGCTAGTCCGTGCATGGTGATCCATCGACTAGACTTTACACCCATGGCACATATTTTTCGTGGATTTCCATCGTCGATCCATACACCCGTGAGTCCATCTATTCTGCCTGCTTTTATACCATAATCTTCAAGAGTCGCAATTACGCCTTCTTCCAATAATCGCATGTACTTATGAATGTCAGTAAAAAAGTTATCAAGATCTAGCAATGGATAAATGACGCATTGACCAGGTCCGTGATAGGTAATGTCACCACCACGATTGATTTTATAAAAAGATGCATTATTCTTGCTGAGTTCTGTTTCGCTCAATAATAAGTGCTCTTGTTTGCCGCTTTTACCAAGGGTATACACATGAGGATGCTGACATGCCAAGACGTAATTGGCGGTTGGTAAAGGCTCTTCCAATTCTCTATTTGCAATCTTTTGTTTTACAATACCAGCGAACAACTCTTCTTGATAATCCCACGCTTTTTGATAGTCGATGAGTCCAAGGTTGATGTATTTTACTTTTTTGTTCTTCAAGACAGTTTCTTTGCGATTCATTACTTTTACTCCAACAAGCGGAACACAAAATTAATTTAAATATGTCCGAAAAGCGTAAAAAGGGCTACAAAGGTGAAGACATAGCAGAAAAGTACTTAATCAAAAAAGGGTACAAATTATTGCATCGTAACTACCAGGCTAGTTATTCTGAGATTGACCTCATCATGATGGATAGAGATTGGTTGGTTTTTGTGGAGGTGAAACTTCGAAGCGATTCTGAACATGGTCACCCGGAAGAAAGCTTGACGAAAAGTAAAATGAGCTATTTACGTCGTGGTGCTGAAATTTATTTAGACAAAACGGATTACGATGGAAAGCTCCGCTTTGATTTAGTAGCGATCACCTTGAAGCCGACTTTTGAAATTATGCATTTTGAAGATGCATTTTATTGATACGTTTTGACCGTCTATCATTAATTGCTTTCGCAGCATACTAATCTTTTTCTTTCTTCGTAATTGTAACCGATCCATAAACCCAAAAAATGAAGCAATCACTTTTCCTTTTTCTTGCAGTTATTTTCGCAGCTTGCTCAAGCACTGAGACAAAGGACAGCCCACCCAAAACTACCGCATTACTTTTCTTTGTAGATAAAACCGCGAGTGTTGATTTTGGTAATGAGTATGTAGCCCAAAAATACCAAACAGCCCTTCA
This portion of the Spirosomataceae bacterium TFI 002 genome encodes:
- a CDS encoding L-alanine-DL-glutamate epimerase: MKINLHAITLENKGAFKIAHGSRTHTDTLIVGLEKDGITGWGEAAHVPYYGIDVERSVREIQSFAKDSFLDQNPSHEAFNDFLVEKLKGNHFAICAMDMAYWDLRAKQAEKTLSDYILSSGLLKQPAGRIPFSSFTIGIGTADEMAKKAKATDFPIIKVKLGTAEDDKLIRAIRKATNATLRIDANTGWRTSEAIYLSEVMNENGVEFIEQPFARDAYEEMSQLRQSVKAIFIADESCKFEADLEKCIGAFDGINIKLSKCGGITPTLRMIDKARNVDMKLMLGCMTESSIGISALSHLLPFVDYADLDGALLIKNDPAVGVKIVKGEAIFRGGFGHGGGLK
- a CDS encoding lipoyl(octanoyl) transferase; the protein is MNRKETVLKNKKVKYINLGLIDYQKAWDYQEELFAGIVKQKIANRELEEPLPTANYVLACQHPHVYTLGKSGKQEHLLLSETELSKNNASFYKINRGGDITYHGPGQCVIYPLLDLDNFFTDIHKYMRLLEEGVIATLEDYGIKAGRIDGLTGVWIDDGNPRKICAMGVKSSRWITMHGLALNVNTDLGYFEHIVPCGISDKAVTSMQQELRRELNMEEVTNNLINHLERLFEMELEQ
- a CDS encoding putative endonuclease, encoding MSEKRKKGYKGEDIAEKYLIKKGYKLLHRNYQASYSEIDLIMMDRDWLVFVEVKLRSDSEHGHPEESLTKSKMSYLRRGAEIYLDKTDYDGKLRFDLVAITLKPTFEIMHFEDAFY